The Candidatus Omnitrophota bacterium genome has a segment encoding these proteins:
- a CDS encoding ROK family protein translates to MRLKSGLFKYQVLSDKEKKNLLLLDIIIQKGPISRTDISKETDLNIVTVSNYVNNYIEKGLVIEKGFDVSSGGRKPTLVELDASGGYAIGVDIGPIDETAIMTDLSAKIMWKEKKKRPQGNMEEVIKVAAELLKDTIANSKVPKEKIIAVGFGISGIIDENSGTVRDTDPNRGRTTGSLNSFRETIEGTFNLPVFVGNDATCAAFGEKRLSLERGIENMLYIYSDVGCGIIIKGDIYCGAGGSAGEMQISSEAIGENDTKAGSKEMYYLRPLGVDLGIVAKTKKAIEEGIGTKVLELASGKAADITLEKVIKAAEVGDKLAMDLIENAGVSLGTRIAYLINLFNPEVVVIGGGIEKAGELIIEPIRRTVRKLAFEEPAAKVRIIPSALRDEAVALGAASLVLREVFTQV, encoded by the coding sequence ATGAGATTAAAAAGCGGCCTCTTCAAGTATCAGGTACTCTCCGACAAAGAAAAAAAGAACCTCCTGCTTCTAGACATAATAATACAAAAAGGCCCCATTTCCCGGACGGATATTTCCAAAGAAACCGATTTGAATATAGTTACCGTGTCTAATTATGTGAATAACTATATCGAAAAAGGCCTTGTTATTGAAAAGGGTTTTGATGTTTCATCGGGCGGCAGAAAGCCGACTTTAGTGGAACTCGATGCCTCGGGCGGTTATGCCATAGGCGTGGATATCGGGCCTATAGATGAGACGGCAATAATGACGGACCTTAGCGCCAAAATAATGTGGAAAGAAAAAAAGAAAAGGCCACAGGGGAACATGGAAGAAGTTATAAAAGTGGCTGCGGAACTTCTTAAGGATACTATAGCCAACTCCAAGGTCCCCAAAGAAAAGATAATTGCGGTTGGCTTTGGTATATCCGGGATTATAGACGAAAATTCCGGTACAGTAAGGGATACCGACCCGAACCGGGGCAGGACCACAGGTAGCCTTAACTCTTTTAGGGAGACCATAGAAGGGACTTTTAATTTGCCTGTATTTGTCGGAAATGACGCTACCTGTGCGGCATTCGGAGAGAAGCGGCTGAGCCTGGAAAGAGGCATTGAAAATATGCTATATATCTATTCCGACGTGGGCTGTGGCATCATAATAAAAGGAGATATATATTGCGGCGCCGGAGGGAGCGCCGGTGAGATGCAGATATCCTCTGAGGCGATTGGCGAAAATGATACAAAAGCCGGTTCAAAAGAGATGTATTATTTAAGGCCGCTCGGAGTTGATTTGGGGATAGTGGCAAAAACGAAGAAGGCCATTGAAGAAGGGATAGGTACTAAAGTATTAGAACTCGCAAGTGGAAAAGCGGCAGATATAACATTAGAAAAGGTAATAAAGGCCGCCGAAGTAGGCGACAAACTGGCCATGGATCTTATTGAGAACGCCGGAGTGAGCTTGGGAACGCGTATAGCCTACCTGATAAATCTCTTTAATCCTGAGGTGGTAGTAATAGGCGGAGGTATAGAAAAGGCGGGGGAACTCATAATTGAGCCCATAAGGCGGACCGTGCGAAAACTTGCCTTTGAAGAGCCGGCTGCGAAAGTGCGTATAATACCATCTGCATTGAGAGATGAGGCGGTCGCGCTCGGCGCCGCGAGCCTGGTCTTACGCGAAGTATTTACACAAGTTTAA
- a CDS encoding ROK family protein, whose translation MAGIKGLFTGIELGDKEKKNLLILDAIRKKGPIGRTEISKLTGFNIVTVSNYIDHYIKEGLVSEGGYDTSSGGRKPMLVDLNYKSAHVIGVGFDMLDMVGVVTDLRSNILYQLRKKRPAETGKALLSNLIEMVEEILNKSALDRKSIKGIGLAVAGIIDKDNMSIRWPGVLGTPDVIVSASLLDALERRFGIPVVVENDADCAAFGEQWLALDPELKNVIYMYSGVSCGIMINGQIYRGASGCAGELGILSPRNLDKYDWRRESRGLGRWNMELSTLDNIKEIYEKHGDSKIFKLAGGAPDKVTFSSIVEAAHSKDETAIQLLNKAGKDLGRKVAFLVNLLNPQVVVIGGGVERAGSFLFDPLKDAVKEWAFEEAARALKIVPAQLAENAVSLGAASVVVQKYFENM comes from the coding sequence ATGGCGGGGATAAAAGGATTATTTACCGGAATAGAGTTGGGTGACAAGGAAAAGAAAAATTTGTTGATACTTGACGCTATTCGCAAAAAAGGCCCTATAGGCAGGACCGAAATATCCAAGCTTACAGGTTTTAATATAGTTACGGTCAGCAATTATATCGATCATTATATAAAAGAGGGGCTCGTTTCGGAAGGGGGTTACGATACATCATCAGGCGGCAGGAAGCCGATGCTGGTAGATCTTAATTATAAATCGGCACATGTCATCGGTGTCGGTTTTGATATGTTAGATATGGTAGGAGTCGTAACGGATCTACGCTCTAATATTCTTTATCAATTAAGAAAAAAACGCCCCGCAGAGACAGGAAAGGCTCTCCTTAGTAATTTGATAGAGATGGTAGAAGAAATCCTTAACAAATCCGCGTTAGATAGGAAAAGTATAAAAGGCATAGGGCTTGCCGTGGCTGGTATTATTGACAAAGATAATATGAGCATAAGATGGCCGGGAGTACTGGGTACTCCGGATGTAATCGTTTCCGCCTCCCTCCTGGATGCGCTGGAACGCAGGTTTGGCATACCCGTAGTGGTCGAAAACGATGCCGATTGCGCAGCCTTTGGCGAGCAATGGCTGGCCCTCGACCCCGAGCTTAAAAATGTCATATACATGTATTCCGGTGTTTCGTGCGGTATAATGATCAACGGCCAAATTTATAGAGGTGCCTCAGGCTGTGCAGGGGAGCTGGGAATATTGAGCCCGCGCAATCTGGATAAATACGACTGGCGTAGAGAATCCCGCGGATTAGGGCGATGGAATATGGAATTGAGTACTCTTGATAATATAAAAGAAATATATGAAAAGCACGGTGATTCGAAGATATTTAAGTTAGCGGGCGGCGCGCCGGATAAAGTTACGTTTTCATCAATAGTGGAAGCGGCGCATTCAAAAGACGAAACGGCAATTCAATTATTAAATAAAGCGGGCAAGGATCTCGGTAGAAAAGTGGCTTTTTTGGTAAATTTATTAAACCCGCAGGTAGTGGTGATAGGCGGCGGCGTGGAGCGGGCCGGCTCTTTTCTTTTTGATCCCTTAAAGGATGCGGTAAAAGAGTGGGCCTTTGAAGAAGCAGCAAGAGCTCTTAAAATAGTTCCGGCCCAGTTGGCCGAAAACGCGGTGTCATTGGGCGCTGCCAGCGTTGTGGTACAAAAATATTTCGAAAATATGTAA